The following coding sequences lie in one Candidatus Nitrospira allomarina genomic window:
- a CDS encoding class I SAM-dependent methyltransferase — translation MFSEYRAIFKKRGHLYHQAMIRYPNARAEEFLHIVRMADMKDGDIVCDIPSGGGYLRHYVDRATALCHIETSEVFAALCRANGALHVLLSTLEDIPVETGAVDKIISLAALHHVDEKTRFFSEAYRMLRKGGTLTIADVQAGSAVSEFLDGFVNEHSTMGHKGTYISAETQDEIERWGFTVRESSLIPFHWEFDSPQAMGRFSQLLFGIDKADSAQVVEGIRKHLGHDLDSNACRMNWELLFLNAKKP, via the coding sequence ATGTTTTCGGAATATCGCGCAATTTTCAAAAAACGAGGCCATCTATATCATCAGGCAATGATCCGGTACCCCAATGCTCGTGCAGAAGAATTTCTTCATATCGTTCGTATGGCCGACATGAAAGACGGAGATATCGTTTGTGATATTCCTTCCGGCGGTGGGTACTTAAGGCACTATGTGGATCGGGCCACGGCTCTTTGCCATATCGAAACCTCAGAGGTGTTTGCCGCTCTCTGCAGAGCGAATGGCGCCCTCCACGTGTTGCTCTCAACTCTTGAGGATATTCCTGTCGAGACCGGGGCGGTGGATAAAATTATCAGCCTCGCGGCCTTGCACCATGTCGATGAAAAAACCCGGTTCTTCTCAGAAGCGTATCGAATGTTAAGAAAGGGCGGGACGCTTACCATTGCTGACGTACAAGCGGGTTCGGCCGTTTCCGAATTTCTGGACGGTTTTGTCAACGAACACAGTACAATGGGACACAAAGGCACTTATATCTCCGCCGAAACTCAAGATGAGATTGAACGATGGGGATTTACTGTGAGGGAGTCTTCGTTGATCCCCTTTCACTGGGAGTTTGACTCTCCCCAGGCCATGGGACGATTTTCTCAACTGTTGTTCGGGATCGATAAAGCAGACTCTGCTCAGGTAGTAGAGGGTATCCGAAAGCACCTGGGCCATGATCTCGACAGCAACGCGTGTCGCATGAATTGGGAGCTGTTATTCCTCAATGCAAAAAAGCCCTAG
- a CDS encoding Gfo/Idh/MocA family protein produces MKSDEKPPVRIGMVGCGRATTVLHLPALQFVPGAKVVALADPNPEALHRASHQLAVEQCVSDYRALLENPTIEAIAICSPVQFHVEIALAALDAGKHLFIEKPLSLTLEECDRLIDRAAGLPLQIMLGFNTRWHRLTRQARILFQQGTVGPLEVVRSNLLTNYNKDLPEWRKRRNSGGGVLLEMAMHHFDLWKYVLDEEVEEISAHSRSGTWEDESATVTARLGCGALASATFSECAIQTNSMEIYGRNGALGIDFYRFDGLETSTTFENSGNIQTRIRSLRKFVKEFPEAIATNRQGGEWRRSYIEEWRHFIGSVRGGGRIECGLEDGRRALAVALAALESAATGKAVTVAKG; encoded by the coding sequence ATGAAATCCGATGAAAAGCCGCCAGTCAGAATAGGAATGGTCGGTTGTGGGCGGGCCACGACGGTGCTTCACCTGCCCGCATTACAATTTGTGCCTGGTGCAAAGGTGGTGGCGTTAGCCGATCCCAATCCAGAGGCACTTCATCGCGCCTCCCATCAACTCGCGGTAGAACAGTGTGTTTCTGACTATAGAGCCTTGCTTGAGAACCCGACAATTGAGGCGATCGCCATTTGTTCCCCGGTGCAGTTCCATGTTGAGATCGCCCTGGCAGCATTGGATGCTGGTAAGCACCTCTTTATCGAGAAGCCATTGAGCTTGACCCTTGAGGAATGTGATCGACTCATCGATCGGGCAGCAGGGTTACCTCTTCAAATCATGTTGGGCTTTAATACCCGTTGGCATCGGTTAACCCGACAGGCCCGGATTTTGTTTCAGCAAGGTACTGTTGGACCCCTTGAAGTTGTTCGCAGCAATCTGTTGACGAATTACAATAAAGATCTCCCCGAATGGAGAAAGAGGCGAAATTCAGGCGGGGGCGTTCTGCTTGAGATGGCAATGCATCATTTCGATCTCTGGAAGTATGTATTAGATGAAGAGGTGGAGGAAATCAGTGCACACAGTCGGTCGGGAACCTGGGAGGATGAATCGGCGACGGTTACCGCTCGCTTGGGTTGCGGCGCCCTTGCTTCGGCGACTTTTTCCGAATGTGCAATTCAAACGAACAGTATGGAGATTTATGGACGAAATGGAGCACTAGGAATTGACTTTTATCGTTTTGATGGGTTGGAAACTTCCACCACATTCGAAAATTCGGGGAATATTCAAACACGAATTAGAAGTTTGAGGAAGTTTGTTAAAGAATTCCCCGAAGCGATCGCCACGAATCGGCAGGGTGGAGAATGGCGCCGATCTTATATAGAAGAATGGCGACATTTTATCGGCTCAGTCCGTGGGGGTGGCCGAATCGAATGCGGTTTAGAAGATGGACGGCGTGCCTTGGCTGTTGCCTTGGCTGCGTTGGAGTCTGCAGCCACGGGAAAGGCAGTTACCGTTGCCAAGGGATAG
- a CDS encoding Glu/Leu/Phe/Val family dehydrogenase, which translates to MASLLRVGDCVDVHRELRDDNQLVCTVARGSEVMGCVVVDSTVCGISRGGLRMSTDVSEAEVRGLARTMTLKCGFLRQPQGGAKAGVRFNPEAPLAERRQHLEAFGRAIAPLLIHRIFIPGPDMGTDDTDIRAMLDAVGVKLKRRELRDTQSGQYTAATVFISAKRAIQHLGLTLPRCTVAIEGFGKVGSALASLLDEANVKVVAISTERGAITNPHGLNVKQLNQLADRVGSRVVDYYADAERISCAELLELPVDLFCPCATHHSLHADNAHRVLARIICPGANNPVTAEAEKILFERGLVYLPDFVANCGGILGSTMAFASMKREQIISTMERYLGDRVAWLLKEARLRKVSPRKIAEPFARQRFEEIQRTAAHPSLRGKLVAAGVELYTRGWVPGVLVAALAQPYFAKRLA; encoded by the coding sequence ATGGCCTCTTTACTCAGGGTAGGTGACTGCGTGGATGTGCATCGGGAGTTGAGGGATGACAACCAACTTGTCTGCACGGTTGCTCGAGGTTCAGAAGTCATGGGGTGCGTCGTCGTTGACTCGACCGTATGTGGCATCTCGCGAGGGGGGCTTCGCATGTCTACCGATGTGAGCGAAGCAGAAGTGCGTGGTCTGGCCCGTACCATGACACTCAAGTGCGGATTCTTAAGACAACCACAAGGTGGCGCGAAAGCAGGCGTAAGGTTCAACCCGGAGGCTCCGCTCGCAGAACGTCGGCAGCACTTGGAAGCGTTTGGGCGAGCGATTGCTCCGCTTCTGATCCACCGCATCTTTATTCCGGGCCCTGATATGGGTACGGATGACACAGACATCCGCGCGATGCTCGATGCGGTTGGAGTGAAGCTCAAAAGGCGGGAATTGCGCGACACGCAATCGGGTCAGTACACGGCGGCGACCGTGTTCATCAGTGCCAAACGGGCGATCCAGCATTTGGGCCTGACGCTCCCTCGCTGTACGGTAGCCATTGAAGGCTTCGGCAAGGTGGGGAGTGCCTTGGCCAGCCTGTTGGACGAAGCCAATGTCAAGGTGGTGGCAATCTCCACCGAGAGGGGAGCGATTACGAACCCGCATGGTCTGAATGTGAAACAGCTCAACCAACTCGCCGACCGGGTCGGCAGCCGCGTGGTGGATTATTATGCCGATGCCGAACGTATTTCCTGCGCTGAATTGTTGGAATTGCCAGTGGATCTGTTCTGCCCTTGTGCGACCCATCACAGTCTCCATGCTGACAATGCTCATCGTGTGCTCGCGCGCATTATCTGCCCCGGAGCCAACAACCCAGTGACGGCCGAAGCCGAGAAAATTCTGTTTGAACGGGGATTGGTGTATCTTCCCGATTTCGTCGCAAACTGTGGCGGGATACTCGGTAGTACGATGGCCTTCGCCTCGATGAAAAGGGAGCAGATCATCTCGACCATGGAACGTTATCTCGGCGATCGAGTCGCCTGGTTGCTGAAGGAGGCGAGGCTCCGGAAGGTATCGCCGCGCAAAATTGCCGAACCGTTTGCGAGACAACGCTTTGAGGAGATTCAGCGAACCGCTGCCCACCCGTCGCTCCGTGGAAAGCTCGTTGCCGCCGGGGTAGAGCTCTATACTCGGGGTTGGGTCCCCGGTGTTCTTGTGGCGGCTCTGGCGCAACCGTACTTTGCCAAGAGGTTGGCTTGA
- a CDS encoding phenylacetate--CoA ligase family protein: MRCTSVLTSNPVSTLYSMLRHPHVGREQLVAFQNERVCRLVAHAYRHVPYYRELFDRHGLKPQDIRTVEDLGAVPITSRSDLQALPVDEIIARNVDPGSLITRASSGSSGRPFIVRRTWLEERLHGAFRWRALHALGLRASDKICYVMGNWNIQRQDQLTKRILDTLGMARRKVIDALQPPEDIVQALQEFKPTVVGGYPGVLARIAQTVNCDVLRSLRLHFVNPGGEVLTPLMRQQIQDGFSAPVYETYGSIEFYLLAWECPTTGEYHSCDDGLIIEVLRDGAPAGEGERGELVGTDLHSFAMPLIRYQLGDVVTKGSQTCGCGQPFSTIRSIQGRMIDYFVLPGDRVVHPYELGIRKVPWIREFQVTQERLQFIMMKVVPFHTPSAQEMAALVQPVMALLGSDVQFQVVLVDTIPREANGKFRVYRSHIRSAYDAFAWPDQKMVSPVVNDDR; the protein is encoded by the coding sequence GTGAGATGCACGAGTGTGTTGACCTCCAATCCTGTGTCCACGCTCTATTCCATGCTTCGCCATCCGCATGTCGGACGGGAGCAGCTTGTGGCCTTTCAAAACGAGCGAGTTTGCCGGTTGGTCGCACATGCCTATCGCCATGTGCCCTATTACCGTGAGCTCTTTGATCGACATGGACTGAAACCCCAGGATATCCGGACGGTCGAGGATCTGGGGGCCGTGCCCATCACCTCCAGGAGTGATTTGCAAGCCTTGCCGGTCGATGAAATCATCGCTCGGAATGTGGACCCGGGGTCTTTGATCACCCGCGCCTCCAGCGGGTCCTCCGGGCGACCATTTATTGTGCGCCGCACTTGGCTGGAGGAACGTCTTCATGGGGCCTTTCGGTGGCGTGCGCTCCATGCGTTGGGCCTCCGCGCGAGCGACAAGATTTGTTATGTGATGGGGAACTGGAATATCCAACGACAGGACCAGCTCACCAAGCGTATCCTGGACACCCTCGGGATGGCCCGGCGAAAGGTTATTGATGCCCTGCAGCCACCGGAGGACATTGTCCAGGCTCTGCAGGAATTTAAACCTACCGTCGTGGGGGGGTATCCCGGCGTGTTGGCCAGGATAGCGCAGACTGTGAATTGCGACGTACTACGGTCCCTTCGACTCCACTTTGTGAATCCCGGTGGAGAAGTTTTGACACCACTCATGCGCCAACAGATTCAGGACGGGTTTTCCGCGCCAGTCTATGAAACGTATGGAAGTATCGAATTTTACCTTCTGGCCTGGGAATGCCCAACAACCGGGGAATATCACTCATGTGACGATGGCTTAATTATCGAAGTACTGCGGGATGGGGCTCCGGCGGGTGAAGGAGAGAGGGGAGAGCTTGTTGGAACCGATTTGCATTCGTTTGCGATGCCGCTGATCCGATACCAACTTGGCGATGTCGTCACAAAGGGAAGCCAAACCTGTGGATGCGGACAACCGTTTTCGACGATTCGATCAATCCAGGGACGTATGATCGATTATTTCGTCCTTCCCGGCGACAGGGTTGTCCATCCCTATGAGTTGGGTATCAGAAAGGTCCCCTGGATTCGAGAGTTTCAGGTGACCCAGGAACGCTTGCAATTCATCATGATGAAAGTCGTCCCGTTTCATACACCCTCAGCCCAGGAGATGGCAGCGTTGGTTCAACCGGTGATGGCGTTGCTGGGGTCGGACGTGCAGTTCCAGGTAGTGTTGGTGGACACAATCCCGAGGGAGGCAAACGGGAAATTTCGCGTATATCGTTCTCATATTCGATCGGCTTATGACGCATTTGCGTGGCCGGATCAAAAAATGGTTTCTCCTGTAGTCAACGACGACCGCTAA
- a CDS encoding glycosyltransferase, whose protein sequence is MKTSVPIFSIVIPTYNRPKQLAACLQSCGRLDYPHDRFEIIIVDDGSPDPVEVHKKDGSNLPKITCLRQFNAGPGSARNMGAQHARGDILAFTDDDCAPTKQWLRELAQSFNDVPTGLVGGRTVNGLVDNIFSIASQIIIDEAYAYFLGRDSGLGFFAANNMAVSRKLFQESGGFDSSFRTSEDREFCDRWTRQGHPLVYTTRAIVHHYHQLNLTAFCRQHFSYGRGAYQFHRTRARCAPSLLKPDPRFYASVFRRALSGKKPLHMTGLMILWQMANLAGFLWQAAHHAPVSTKRASCE, encoded by the coding sequence ATGAAGACGTCTGTACCTATCTTTTCTATCGTGATTCCTACCTACAATAGACCGAAGCAACTTGCTGCCTGCTTACAGTCCTGTGGACGGCTTGACTATCCACATGACCGGTTCGAGATCATTATCGTGGATGATGGGAGCCCGGATCCCGTCGAAGTGCACAAGAAGGATGGGTCCAATCTTCCGAAAATTACCTGTCTGCGTCAATTTAATGCCGGTCCGGGTTCGGCTCGCAATATGGGGGCGCAGCATGCACGGGGAGACATTCTGGCTTTTACGGACGATGACTGCGCACCGACCAAACAGTGGTTAAGGGAACTTGCCCAATCCTTCAATGATGTTCCAACAGGGCTTGTCGGCGGGCGGACTGTTAATGGACTGGTCGACAATATTTTTTCGATCGCTAGCCAAATAATTATCGATGAGGCCTATGCATATTTCCTCGGTAGGGATAGTGGCCTCGGGTTTTTCGCGGCGAACAATATGGCGGTTTCTAGGAAGCTCTTTCAGGAAAGCGGAGGGTTCGATTCATCCTTCCGTACTTCAGAAGATCGAGAATTTTGTGACCGGTGGACACGGCAAGGACACCCCCTTGTGTATACTACTAGGGCCATTGTCCATCACTATCACCAACTCAACCTGACGGCATTCTGTCGACAACACTTTTCCTATGGGCGTGGTGCATATCAGTTTCATCGCACGCGAGCACGATGCGCTCCTAGTCTTTTGAAGCCTGATCCACGGTTCTATGCTTCGGTATTCCGCCGTGCGCTTTCAGGAAAGAAGCCACTCCACATGACCGGGTTGATGATCCTTTGGCAGATGGCGAATCTGGCAGGATTTTTATGGCAGGCCGCTCATCACGCACCTGTATCTACCAAAAGAGCCTCTTGTGAGTAA
- the asnB gene encoding asparagine synthase (glutamine-hydrolyzing), translated as MCGLCGVVYSDPKKPVDRDMLHHMTNMMSHRGPDGDGYFVEPGIGLGFRRLRIIDLETGDQPISNEDNSVTVVCNGEIYNYKELRQDLEAAGHRFRTHSDAEVLVHLYEDYGVHCVDFLRGMFGFAIWDSRYRRLMLARDRFGIKPLCYAIKPGALFFGSELKSILASGCIDRQVDAGAMKELFAVGFVQAPKTLLRSIRRLPSAHYLLHENGKIAIQRYWDLSFPSMGEEGFQRSAQEWAQAVREKLEESVRLHLRSDVPLGCYLSSGIDSSAMAGLMSREISDPIHTFSAAFEDPLFNEIGPNRILTDFSGYNLRNHIITCRTADFDLLPDMIWHREDPNISSGGIPHMLLARMAAQQVKVVLTGEGSDEIFGGYPWYRVERLLEPFINLPLSVRQLIANIPFLRKKYSRSSRAFAAHATMDLSRYTQIIDNASHRSYEDLFSDHLRNIPSSFNDSEPHFLLPKDFEGWCRFAQLQYLDINVRLSDFITRTLDAASMAYGLEARVPFLDHEFVELCSRIPSDLKMRGLQEKHILRRALEGVLPAEILKRKKRGLSAPFWPWQGRLPEFVADALSESRLYTKGYFNPQSVRHMLQQHQNGKANFGRELIGVLNIQLWDDLFVQGCRPS; from the coding sequence ATGTGCGGATTGTGCGGTGTGGTGTACTCCGATCCTAAGAAGCCGGTCGATCGGGATATGCTTCATCATATGACAAACATGATGTCCCATCGTGGACCGGATGGGGATGGGTACTTTGTTGAACCGGGTATCGGTCTTGGCTTCCGTCGACTGAGGATCATAGATTTGGAGACCGGCGATCAGCCAATTTCCAATGAGGATAACTCTGTCACCGTGGTTTGCAATGGAGAGATCTACAACTACAAAGAATTGCGGCAAGATCTAGAGGCTGCAGGTCATCGTTTCAGGACACATTCGGATGCCGAAGTCCTTGTCCATTTATACGAGGATTATGGGGTGCATTGTGTGGATTTTCTGAGAGGTATGTTCGGCTTCGCCATTTGGGATTCCCGGTATCGTCGTCTCATGTTGGCCCGAGATCGGTTCGGTATCAAACCCCTCTGCTATGCCATCAAACCCGGTGCTCTGTTTTTTGGATCGGAGTTGAAGTCTATCCTTGCAAGCGGGTGTATTGACCGTCAGGTTGATGCCGGTGCGATGAAAGAGTTGTTTGCGGTCGGATTTGTTCAAGCGCCGAAAACCCTCTTGCGTTCAATCAGGCGGCTCCCATCCGCGCATTATCTTCTCCATGAAAACGGGAAGATTGCGATCCAGCGTTATTGGGATCTCTCCTTTCCATCAATGGGTGAGGAAGGCTTTCAACGAAGCGCCCAGGAATGGGCTCAGGCGGTGCGGGAAAAACTGGAAGAGTCCGTTCGCCTCCACCTCCGAAGCGATGTGCCATTAGGTTGTTATTTGAGCAGTGGAATCGATTCCAGTGCTATGGCGGGATTGATGAGCCGAGAAATCTCAGATCCTATCCACACTTTTTCTGCGGCGTTTGAAGATCCGTTGTTTAATGAGATAGGTCCGAATAGGATTCTCACAGATTTCTCGGGCTACAATCTCCGCAATCACATCATCACCTGCAGAACCGCCGATTTTGATCTGTTGCCGGATATGATTTGGCATCGCGAAGATCCCAATATCTCATCGGGGGGCATCCCTCATATGTTGCTCGCCAGGATGGCGGCGCAGCAGGTGAAAGTCGTCTTGACCGGGGAGGGCTCGGATGAAATATTCGGGGGCTACCCTTGGTACCGGGTTGAGCGGTTGCTTGAACCATTCATCAATCTTCCACTCAGTGTGCGTCAACTCATCGCAAACATCCCGTTCCTGAGGAAAAAATATTCTCGATCAAGCCGGGCATTCGCCGCCCACGCCACGATGGACCTGTCTCGATACACCCAAATAATCGATAATGCCTCCCACCGAAGTTACGAGGATCTTTTTTCCGATCACCTCAGAAACATCCCAAGTTCTTTCAACGATTCAGAACCGCATTTCCTTCTTCCGAAGGATTTTGAAGGTTGGTGTCGTTTTGCTCAATTACAGTACTTGGATATCAATGTACGTCTTTCGGACTTCATTACGAGAACCCTGGATGCCGCCTCCATGGCTTATGGCCTGGAGGCACGCGTGCCATTCCTCGATCATGAATTTGTCGAATTATGCAGCCGGATTCCATCCGACTTGAAAATGCGAGGGCTTCAGGAAAAGCATATTCTTCGACGGGCCCTGGAAGGTGTCTTGCCCGCGGAAATTCTGAAAAGAAAGAAAAGGGGGCTTTCCGCCCCATTCTGGCCATGGCAAGGTCGTTTGCCGGAATTTGTCGCAGATGCTCTGTCCGAAAGCAGGCTCTACACCAAAGGGTATTTCAATCCTCAGTCTGTTCGACACATGCTTCAGCAACATCAAAACGGCAAGGCGAATTTTGGAAGAGAGTTAATCGGTGTCCTCAATATTCAATTATGGGATGACCTATTTGTCCAAGGGTGCCGTCCGTCGTGA
- a CDS encoding glycosyltransferase: MIASKQPVGQKLVITFCYRGFAARYGTPPRVVVSILEKAGHQVRQIKDGPLYLAPDSVLWVWGNTNWYPGLFAQLTAINQAQRPLVILWHTEPLPPPSAAGLPWPRLNWWETPKLILRSSEATDVYTNYLVLRRWVRNGLPDILVAATLGRRDFLSERGIEADWVPLGYEPSCGQDLDLPRDIDVLFLGAQDVPRRNRLLERLRKSGIRIHVVGSYTNQGCWGKDRTELLNRTKILLNLSRTPGEFPDLRLILGMANKALVVSEPIYRPDPFVPDQHFISASIDEMPEMIRHYLAHDEMRASISERAHGLITRVVTMERSVSRIVELISNATEHS, from the coding sequence ATGATTGCTTCGAAACAACCGGTCGGCCAGAAACTTGTCATCACATTCTGCTATCGGGGTTTTGCTGCAAGATATGGGACTCCCCCTCGTGTAGTGGTTTCCATTCTTGAAAAGGCCGGGCATCAGGTAAGGCAGATCAAAGATGGGCCATTGTATCTTGCACCCGATAGTGTCCTTTGGGTCTGGGGAAATACGAATTGGTATCCTGGACTCTTTGCGCAACTCACGGCCATCAATCAAGCGCAAAGGCCTCTGGTTATACTCTGGCACACGGAACCTCTCCCACCTCCGAGCGCGGCTGGTTTGCCATGGCCGCGATTGAATTGGTGGGAGACGCCAAAGCTCATCCTTCGCAGTTCCGAAGCGACGGATGTCTACACGAATTATCTTGTATTGCGTCGTTGGGTGAGGAATGGACTTCCGGATATCCTTGTGGCTGCTACATTAGGACGCAGGGATTTTCTTTCTGAGCGAGGCATAGAGGCCGATTGGGTTCCACTAGGATACGAGCCCTCATGTGGGCAGGACTTGGACCTGCCCAGGGATATCGACGTGCTGTTCCTTGGAGCCCAGGATGTCCCCCGCCGGAATCGTCTCTTGGAGCGCCTGCGGAAAAGCGGAATTCGGATACATGTAGTGGGTAGTTATACGAATCAGGGATGTTGGGGAAAGGATAGGACTGAATTACTGAATCGGACGAAAATACTTCTCAACCTGTCAAGAACACCTGGAGAGTTTCCGGATCTCCGCTTGATCCTGGGGATGGCAAACAAGGCGCTGGTTGTATCCGAACCGATATACCGCCCAGACCCTTTTGTGCCCGATCAGCATTTTATCAGCGCCTCGATAGATGAGATGCCTGAAATGATTCGTCACTACTTGGCTCATGATGAGATGCGTGCTTCAATCAGTGAACGGGCTCATGGACTGATCACTCGGGTGGTGACAATGGAACGATCGGTAAGCCGAATCGTTGAGCTCATTTCCAATGCCACCGAGCATTCATGA
- a CDS encoding glycosyltransferase family 4 protein gives MVTTFYPPYHFGGDAIFVQALARALVSEGHHVEVVHCEDAYRLRGRKQTAEQAEQDGVVVHRLRNPFGMLSPMITQQLGMPGVKAAQLRTLLGSEYDVVNFHNISLIGGPGVLQMSRAPVTLYTLHEHWLVCPMHIFWKNNQRACDSPQCIRCCIRSRVPPQFWRYTRLIERSLANVDALLAPSTYTAERHKNLLQTPPIHVLPTFSGLDPTLDGNPLSQNRKCFLYVGRVTASKGIANLLKEFVGFSEYDLVVVGGGDLLLTLQRQYAEHRHIQFLGHLSQEQLGPWYQKATALVLPSLAPEVFPLTILEAFAHGTPAIVHHAGGSREAVDKTGGGVVYHSPEELHDAVTLLGKNFQLCKNLGQRARLGYEQWYSQKKYLERYLQLIQEIGKEKFLTWQEAPIYEQR, from the coding sequence ATGGTCACCACCTTTTATCCGCCTTACCATTTCGGTGGGGATGCCATTTTTGTGCAGGCACTGGCTCGCGCATTGGTCTCGGAAGGGCATCATGTGGAAGTGGTGCATTGCGAAGATGCCTATCGCCTGCGTGGCAGGAAACAGACTGCTGAGCAGGCTGAGCAGGACGGGGTTGTGGTGCATCGTCTTCGCAATCCTTTCGGGATGCTGTCTCCGATGATTACCCAGCAATTAGGCATGCCGGGGGTCAAAGCCGCACAACTTCGGACGCTTCTCGGATCTGAGTATGACGTGGTGAACTTTCACAATATCTCATTGATCGGGGGACCCGGTGTGCTCCAGATGAGTCGAGCACCTGTGACGCTGTATACCTTGCATGAACATTGGCTGGTCTGTCCAATGCACATCTTCTGGAAAAATAACCAACGAGCATGTGATAGCCCACAATGTATTCGCTGCTGCATACGTTCGAGAGTTCCGCCTCAATTTTGGCGATACACCAGACTCATTGAGCGAAGCTTGGCTAATGTTGATGCCCTCCTTGCGCCAAGTACCTACACGGCAGAGCGGCATAAAAATCTCCTACAGACGCCACCGATACATGTCTTGCCAACCTTCTCCGGGTTGGACCCGACATTGGACGGGAACCCTCTCTCTCAAAACCGAAAATGTTTTCTGTACGTGGGCCGGGTCACGGCTTCGAAAGGCATTGCCAACCTTCTGAAAGAATTTGTGGGGTTCAGCGAATACGATCTTGTGGTTGTTGGAGGTGGGGACTTATTGCTCACGCTCCAACGGCAATACGCCGAGCACCGTCACATTCAATTTCTAGGCCATCTTTCTCAAGAACAACTCGGGCCTTGGTATCAAAAGGCCACGGCCCTGGTTCTCCCTTCGCTCGCTCCGGAGGTGTTCCCCTTAACCATACTGGAAGCCTTTGCCCATGGCACGCCGGCCATCGTTCATCATGCCGGTGGGAGTCGTGAAGCGGTTGATAAGACAGGCGGGGGAGTGGTGTATCACTCCCCTGAAGAGTTACATGATGCCGTTACGTTGCTGGGAAAAAATTTCCAGCTTTGTAAGAATCTCGGACAACGGGCGCGTTTAGGCTATGAACAATGGTATTCCCAGAAAAAATACTTGGAACGCTACCTGCAACTCATCCAAGAGATAGGTAAGGAAAAATTTTTAACTTGGCAGGAAGCACCAATTTATGAGCAACGATGA
- a CDS encoding cytochrome P450, protein MSNDESRKEPSGPRGYPLLGHIPGFLWDRLGFLSRCAAEYGDVVKLKIGEPTFLLNNPEDIKHVLVTHSDNFDKGPRLTSPKGKRLSGDGLLTSLGSVHLRQRMMMQPVFYRTSINVFAETIISGVEKMIAEWKNGTELNIGQAMMELAQDNIIKTAFGRRFDDSSGALATAITIRKRYVEHVQFSLLPFSEYLPPMLWREYQQAMKRINDTIAWEIDMRRRAPEPSHDLLSLLMHTKYADGTGMTDKQIRDEFLTLFSAGYETIGEALTWTWYLLSQHPEVEARLHEELREVLGGRVPGADDLSKLRYTGMILAESMRLYPPTWIFIRMARQDAVLPSGFTIPAGSKLYLCQYVMHRNVRYWPNPERFDPERFTEQAIKARTKFAYFPFGGGIRVCIGEAFAKMECILALAYMAQRLALMLMPGQKIVPKPHMTLRPKKEIMMRVQERDQRELISQVQR, encoded by the coding sequence ATGAGCAACGATGAATCACGAAAGGAGCCTTCGGGCCCTAGAGGGTACCCTCTTCTCGGCCATATCCCTGGTTTTCTATGGGACAGACTCGGGTTTCTCTCACGTTGCGCGGCTGAATATGGGGATGTGGTGAAACTTAAAATCGGAGAGCCCACCTTCCTGCTAAACAATCCTGAAGACATTAAACATGTGCTGGTGACCCATTCCGACAATTTTGACAAAGGGCCACGCCTTACCAGTCCAAAAGGCAAGCGATTATCCGGCGACGGGTTGCTGACCAGTCTGGGATCGGTCCATCTCAGGCAGCGAATGATGATGCAACCGGTGTTCTATCGAACATCTATTAACGTCTTTGCGGAGACGATAATCAGTGGTGTTGAAAAGATGATTGCTGAATGGAAAAACGGCACCGAGCTCAATATCGGGCAGGCAATGATGGAACTGGCGCAAGACAATATTATCAAGACGGCCTTTGGTCGTCGCTTTGATGATTCCTCCGGCGCGTTGGCCACCGCCATTACCATCAGGAAGAGGTATGTTGAACATGTGCAATTTTCACTACTCCCATTTTCTGAATACCTTCCTCCAATGTTATGGCGTGAATATCAGCAGGCGATGAAGCGAATCAATGATACCATTGCCTGGGAGATTGACATGCGCCGCCGGGCCCCTGAGCCGTCTCACGATTTGTTGTCCCTGCTTATGCATACCAAATACGCAGATGGAACCGGAATGACGGACAAGCAAATCCGTGACGAATTCTTAACCCTCTTTAGTGCAGGATATGAAACTATCGGGGAAGCTTTAACCTGGACGTGGTATCTGCTCTCGCAGCATCCGGAAGTGGAAGCCAGACTTCACGAGGAACTTCGCGAAGTGCTAGGCGGTCGTGTCCCAGGTGCTGATGATTTATCTAAGCTTCGTTATACCGGTATGATTTTAGCCGAGTCGATGCGTCTGTATCCCCCAACGTGGATTTTTATCCGCATGGCTCGACAAGATGCTGTCCTTCCAAGCGGCTTCACCATTCCTGCCGGTTCAAAACTATACCTCTGTCAGTATGTCATGCATCGGAATGTCCGGTATTGGCCAAATCCGGAACGCTTTGATCCGGAACGTTTCACCGAACAAGCCATAAAAGCACGAACCAAATTCGCGTATTTTCCGTTCGGCGGGGGGATCCGGGTCTGTATCGGCGAAGCGTTCGCCAAAATGGAATGCATCTTGGCGCTGGCCTATATGGCTCAGCGGCTCGCTCTCATGTTAATGCCGGGACAGAAAATTGTACCAAAACCCCATATGACTTTACGTCCCAAAAAAGAAATTATGATGCGGGTACAAGAGCGGGATCAACGAGAGCTCATATCCCAGGTCCAACGATAA